One genomic window of Vulpes vulpes isolate BD-2025 chromosome 11, VulVul3, whole genome shotgun sequence includes the following:
- the RPL27A gene encoding large ribosomal subunit protein uL15 isoform X1, giving the protein MPSRLRKTRKLRGHVSHGHGRIGKHRKHPGGRGNAGGMHHHRINFDKYHPGYFGKVGMRHYHLKRNQSFCPTVNLDKLWTLVSEQTRVNAAKNKTGAAPIIDVVRSGYYKVLGKGKLPKQPVIVKAKFFSRRAEEKIKGVGGACVLVA; this is encoded by the exons ATG CCATCCAGACTGAGGAAGACCCGGAAACTTCGGGGCCACGTGAGCCATGGCCACGGCCGCATCG GCAAACACCGGAAGCACCCAGGAGGCCGGGGTAATGCTGGTGGCATGCATCATCACAGGATCAACTTTGACAAATA TCACCCAGGTTACTTTGGAAAAGTCGGTATGAGACATTACCACTTAAAGAGGAACCAGAGCTTCTGCCCAACTGTCAACCTTGATAAACTGTGGACCTTAGTCAGTGAGCAGACACGGGTAAATGCTGCCAAAAACAAGACTGGAGCTGCTCCTATTATCGATGTGGTGCGATCG GGCTACTACAAAGTTTTGGGAAAGGGAAAGCTCCCAAAACAGCCTGTCATCGTGAAGGCCAAATTCTTCAGTAGAAGAGCTGAGGAGAAGATAAAGGGTGTGGGGGGCGCCTGCGTTCTAGTAGCTTGA
- the RPL27A gene encoding large ribosomal subunit protein uL15 isoform X2 — MATAASLCIAGKHRKHPGGRGNAGGMHHHRINFDKYHPGYFGKVGMRHYHLKRNQSFCPTVNLDKLWTLVSEQTRVNAAKNKTGAAPIIDVVRSGYYKVLGKGKLPKQPVIVKAKFFSRRAEEKIKGVGGACVLVA, encoded by the exons ATGGCCACGGCCGCATCG CTTTGTATTGCAGGCAAACACCGGAAGCACCCAGGAGGCCGGGGTAATGCTGGTGGCATGCATCATCACAGGATCAACTTTGACAAATA TCACCCAGGTTACTTTGGAAAAGTCGGTATGAGACATTACCACTTAAAGAGGAACCAGAGCTTCTGCCCAACTGTCAACCTTGATAAACTGTGGACCTTAGTCAGTGAGCAGACACGGGTAAATGCTGCCAAAAACAAGACTGGAGCTGCTCCTATTATCGATGTGGTGCGATCG GGCTACTACAAAGTTTTGGGAAAGGGAAAGCTCCCAAAACAGCCTGTCATCGTGAAGGCCAAATTCTTCAGTAGAAGAGCTGAGGAGAAGATAAAGGGTGTGGGGGGCGCCTGCGTTCTAGTAGCTTGA